Proteins found in one Mucilaginibacter gracilis genomic segment:
- a CDS encoding PepSY-associated TM helix domain-containing protein: MAWKKKLTKIAFKLHGWMGLFAGLFFLLYGITGSMLMFRHQLDRYFNPELHQLKPTAHPIPADQLYRTVLRTHPNLRKLVLHDFPVDQQDCYEFMLYKRQQKLTDNYLYYVFVNPYTGQIIREGSYGDVAPSFFRWLYTLHYSLQLGIPGMLLTAIMGIVMLLSLLTGVIVYRKHFWQALRFKAGLNFKNRRTAVSSLHRILGVWSLGFTAVLFFTGFWMLKEYFTPEQWELPKYQAAYAVPANVDSMIMSAKKIVPGFKPIAVNIPTTKGADVLVRGLMPTTCFFLLQGKASGLSFDAQTGKFKKLSDIDKQSFDQRFETEVYNLHIGSYGGDVIRWCYVVLGLLPGILSVSGAILWFRRKY, from the coding sequence ATGGCCTGGAAAAAGAAGTTAACTAAGATTGCATTTAAGCTGCATGGCTGGATGGGCCTCTTTGCGGGTTTATTCTTTTTGCTTTATGGTATCACCGGTTCCATGCTGATGTTCAGGCATCAGCTGGACCGCTACTTTAACCCGGAACTGCATCAGCTTAAGCCGACAGCACATCCAATCCCTGCTGACCAGCTTTACAGGACGGTATTGCGTACACATCCCAACTTAAGAAAACTGGTATTACATGATTTTCCTGTAGATCAACAGGATTGCTACGAATTCATGTTGTATAAGCGGCAGCAAAAGCTGACCGACAATTATCTGTACTATGTATTTGTAAACCCTTATACGGGACAGATCATCAGGGAAGGTAGTTATGGTGATGTAGCGCCTTCCTTCTTCAGGTGGTTATATACGCTGCATTACAGTTTGCAGTTAGGCATACCCGGTATGCTATTGACTGCGATAATGGGCATCGTCATGTTGCTCTCCCTTTTAACAGGGGTCATTGTTTATCGTAAACATTTCTGGCAGGCCCTGCGATTTAAAGCCGGGTTGAATTTCAAGAACAGGCGTACGGCTGTTTCATCATTGCACCGTATTTTGGGGGTATGGTCTTTAGGTTTTACCGCTGTCTTGTTTTTTACCGGGTTCTGGATGCTGAAGGAGTATTTCACACCGGAGCAATGGGAGTTACCCAAATATCAGGCTGCCTATGCCGTGCCGGCCAATGTCGATTCGATGATCATGAGCGCCAAAAAGATCGTGCCCGGATTTAAACCGATTGCGGTGAATATTCCAACTACTAAAGGTGCGGATGTATTAGTAAGGGGATTAATGCCGACAACCTGCTTCTTCCTGCTGCAGGGCAAGGCAAGTGGATTGTCGTTCGATGCGCAGACTGGTAAGTTTAAAAAGCTTTCCGACATCGATAAGCAGAGTTTTGATCAGCGGTTTGAAACAGAAGTTTACAATCTGCATATCGGCTCTTATGGCGGCGACGTTATCCGTTGGTGCTATGTGGTTTTAGGTTTATTGCCCGGAATTTTATCGGTCTCAGGCGCTATCTTATGGTTCAGACGGAAATATTGA
- a CDS encoding cytochrome-c peroxidase, with translation MKVKGIVFLVLLGFITICTAFNYGFKGINYGIAADSVRFAVPANFPKPVYDFKDNPVTSNGFKLGRILFYDPIISKDKSISCANCHQSFAAFANLDHAVSHGVDECLGTRNAPPLFNLAWQKEFMWDGGVHHIEVSPMNAMTNPCEMATDLNTIVSRLQETKAYAPLFKAAFGTTEINSQRVFRAMAQFTSMLVSAGSKYDKYIRHENGGAFSPEETAGYALFKQKCNTCHQEPLFTDLSYRSNGLDIQSEDIGRDSITHLEADRGKFRVPSLRNIELTSPYMHDGRFETLEQVLAHYNAGVKPGANLDPALHQNNVYGIRLTAIEQNQLITFLKTLTDRDFVNDKRFQAPE, from the coding sequence ATGAAGGTTAAGGGAATTGTCTTTTTAGTATTGCTCGGTTTTATTACTATTTGCACGGCGTTCAATTATGGGTTTAAGGGAATTAATTATGGTATAGCAGCGGATAGCGTTCGCTTCGCCGTCCCTGCCAATTTTCCTAAGCCTGTATACGATTTCAAAGACAATCCGGTAACCAGCAATGGCTTCAAGTTGGGCAGGATTTTATTCTACGATCCGATCATATCCAAAGATAAGTCCATTTCCTGCGCTAACTGTCACCAGTCCTTCGCTGCTTTTGCCAACCTTGACCATGCGGTTAGCCACGGCGTAGATGAATGCCTGGGCACGAGAAATGCTCCGCCCTTATTTAACCTTGCCTGGCAAAAAGAGTTTATGTGGGATGGCGGTGTGCATCATATCGAAGTTTCGCCGATGAATGCCATGACCAATCCCTGCGAAATGGCGACTGACCTGAATACCATCGTGAGCAGGTTACAGGAAACCAAAGCCTATGCTCCTTTATTTAAAGCGGCCTTCGGGACAACGGAGATCAATTCACAGCGTGTTTTCCGGGCAATGGCGCAGTTCACCAGCATGCTGGTATCTGCGGGTTCCAAATACGATAAATACATCCGGCATGAAAACGGCGGAGCATTCTCCCCGGAGGAAACGGCAGGTTATGCGTTATTTAAACAGAAATGCAATACCTGCCACCAGGAACCGCTATTCACCGACCTTTCTTACCGCAGCAACGGCCTTGATATTCAATCCGAAGACATTGGAAGGGACAGCATTACGCATCTGGAAGCTGACCGTGGCAAGTTCCGTGTGCCCTCGCTGCGAAACATCGAGCTGACCAGCCCTTATATGCACGATGGCAGGTTTGAAACCCTCGAACAAGTATTAGCGCATTACAACGCAGGCGTGAAACCGGGCGCTAACCTTGATCCGGCTTTACATCAAAATAACGTTTACGGGATCAGGCTGACAGCAATCGAACAAAATCAGTTGATCACATTCCTCAAAACTTTAACCGACCGGGACTTTGTGAACGACAAACGTTTCCAGGCACCGGAATAA
- a CDS encoding DUF3347 domain-containing protein → MKTLKTTALFLAMTLLSILTVKAQSPQAKPLNTVITNYLALKDALVSGDGTVAEAKAKTLLASVGEVPKIGLSTDEAALLPKLEFDSRHISEVNKIAHQREHFASLSNNLYTLVKKLKVNNTVLYRQYCTMTKAYYLSETDKGKDPYMGMSNCSKVTETLPAAKK, encoded by the coding sequence ATGAAAACGTTAAAAACAACAGCACTTTTTTTGGCAATGACCCTACTGTCCATCCTAACTGTTAAAGCGCAAAGCCCGCAGGCTAAACCGCTGAATACGGTGATCACCAATTACCTGGCCCTGAAAGACGCCCTCGTCAGCGGTGACGGCACAGTTGCTGAAGCTAAAGCGAAAACTTTACTGGCATCTGTCGGGGAAGTGCCTAAAATCGGTTTGAGCACTGATGAAGCGGCCTTATTGCCTAAACTGGAATTTGACAGCAGGCATATCAGCGAAGTCAACAAGATCGCGCATCAGCGTGAACACTTTGCCAGCCTTTCCAACAACCTGTATACCCTTGTAAAAAAACTGAAAGTAAACAACACAGTACTTTACCGCCAGTATTGCACCATGACCAAAGCCTACTACCTGAGCGAAACCGATAAAGGCAAAGACCCTTACATGGGAATGAGCAATTGCAGCAAGGTAACTGAAACCTTACCAGCAGCAAAAAAATAA
- a CDS encoding TonB-dependent siderophore receptor, whose protein sequence is MNKFLMITGAVLLSGSLYGQQRKPANQDTASAKKDTTTHNLKEVTVTSKYYKKYKTDRASNSLKVNTPLLKLSQNIQEIDQSVIADQQAITINESITRNVSGAVRNNNADLYTPYIYMRGAQITPLRNGMDISMIYAGPSAEDAAIIGRVEFIKGPSSFINGLFDPAGSFNVLTKQPMGTHSNQINLTAGSFNLYRLSADLDGNLDESGKWQYRLNAVGQKDKSFQKYNFNDKVAVDPVLKYNINKHSSISAEYIFQTQRFQQYFATVFAPDGFASLPRDFTINDPNKKPYQSTENNGFLNYYNEFNSHWRFTVKAAYAKDHLEGTYFFVSRYNAQQPNLIMRRASYERLNTDVLAIQPYISGEFNTGAISHHFLGGIDVNRKHFLSYSGSNDPTANQTLYPLDAKNPVYGISFDANVRSGKLSDIATDQQSISYQAAYAQDEIGLLDNKLRLTFAARLTFSNTGVQKNPVTTGLGSTDNTAFTPKVGLSYSLMPDFSVYGLFDQTFTPQSGVSTTTGEAFKPLLGKNLEAGLKKDWAGGKWNTTVSVYRIVRDNVKVTDPSTNIQSQLGQTLSKGIEFDLKGEIVKGLNAVVNYAYTDSYISKDANPLRIGLATPFRVKHIQNTWLNYQLPGAALKGFSVSSGYQLQVGRAGRYELQKLQLAPVFRVDGGLGWTNGRYSVNAIVNNILNRYNYGSAWITPSSGTVGTYAYVPYPPRELRLNLGFNF, encoded by the coding sequence ATGAATAAATTTTTAATGATAACAGGTGCAGTGTTACTATCCGGCAGCTTGTATGGTCAGCAAAGAAAACCTGCTAATCAAGATACGGCATCTGCTAAAAAAGATACGACCACACATAACCTGAAAGAAGTAACAGTAACCTCTAAGTATTATAAAAAATATAAAACAGACAGGGCTTCCAATTCCTTGAAGGTAAATACGCCTCTTTTAAAGCTTTCTCAAAACATCCAGGAAATTGATCAAAGTGTCATTGCCGACCAGCAAGCAATTACCATCAATGAGAGTATCACCCGTAATGTGAGTGGTGCCGTGCGCAACAATAATGCTGACCTGTATACGCCTTATATTTACATGCGCGGCGCTCAGATCACGCCTTTACGCAATGGGATGGATATTTCTATGATCTATGCCGGGCCGAGCGCGGAGGATGCCGCCATTATCGGTCGGGTGGAGTTTATTAAAGGGCCGTCCAGTTTTATCAACGGCTTGTTTGATCCCGCCGGTTCATTTAACGTACTCACCAAACAACCGATGGGCACGCACTCCAACCAGATCAATCTTACTGCCGGTAGCTTCAATCTATACCGGCTCAGCGCCGATCTGGACGGTAACTTAGACGAGTCCGGTAAATGGCAATACCGGTTGAATGCGGTTGGGCAAAAAGATAAATCATTCCAGAAATATAACTTTAATGATAAGGTAGCCGTGGACCCGGTATTGAAATACAATATCAATAAGCACTCATCCATTTCGGCAGAGTACATCTTCCAGACCCAGCGTTTCCAGCAGTACTTTGCCACGGTGTTTGCGCCTGATGGATTTGCTTCGCTTCCCCGCGATTTTACCATTAATGACCCTAACAAGAAGCCTTATCAGTCAACAGAAAATAATGGTTTCCTAAATTATTATAATGAGTTTAACAGCCATTGGCGGTTTACGGTAAAGGCTGCCTACGCCAAAGACCATTTGGAGGGCACTTATTTCTTCGTTTCGAGGTACAACGCGCAGCAGCCTAACCTCATTATGCGCAGGGCGAGTTACGAGCGGCTAAATACCGACGTGTTAGCCATCCAACCTTACATCAGTGGCGAGTTTAACACCGGAGCAATCAGTCATCATTTCCTGGGCGGCATTGATGTGAACCGTAAGCATTTTCTTTCCTATTCAGGATCTAATGACCCAACAGCTAACCAAACCCTGTATCCATTGGATGCTAAAAACCCGGTGTACGGGATCAGTTTTGATGCCAATGTCCGTTCCGGTAAGTTGTCAGACATTGCCACAGATCAACAATCCATCAGTTACCAGGCAGCCTACGCACAGGACGAGATCGGTCTATTGGATAATAAATTACGCCTGACGTTTGCGGCAAGGTTGACTTTTTCCAATACAGGGGTGCAGAAGAACCCGGTAACAACAGGTTTGGGCAGCACCGATAACACCGCGTTCACACCTAAAGTTGGCCTAAGCTATTCCCTGATGCCTGATTTTTCGGTATATGGTTTGTTTGACCAAACCTTTACACCGCAAAGCGGCGTAAGCACCACCACAGGAGAGGCTTTTAAACCTTTGCTGGGAAAAAACCTGGAAGCTGGCTTAAAGAAAGACTGGGCAGGCGGTAAATGGAATACTACGGTTTCGGTTTATCGCATCGTACGTGATAATGTTAAAGTAACAGATCCGTCTACCAATATTCAATCGCAGCTGGGCCAAACACTGTCTAAAGGGATTGAGTTCGACTTGAAAGGCGAGATCGTAAAAGGCCTCAACGCGGTGGTTAACTACGCCTACACAGACAGCTATATTTCCAAAGATGCCAACCCGCTGCGCATAGGGCTGGCAACCCCGTTCCGGGTGAAGCATATCCAAAATACCTGGCTTAACTATCAACTACCGGGTGCAGCGTTAAAAGGTTTTTCTGTTTCCAGCGGTTATCAGTTACAGGTAGGCCGAGCCGGAAGGTATGAATTGCAGAAATTGCAACTTGCACCGGTTTTCAGGGTGGATGGAGGTCTTGGGTGGACGAACGGTCGCTATTCGGTTAATGCAATCGTGAATAATATACTGAACCGCTACAATTATGGCAGTGCCTGGATCACACCCTCATCCGGCACAGTCGGCACCTATGCCTATGTTCCGTATCCTCCGCGTGAGCTGAGGCTGAATCTAGGCTTTAACTTTTAA
- a CDS encoding MbnP family protein has translation MKKNLLFLACLIAITATAFANPPKGKTKDAKKGNLAVHFKNVVDGKDLKLNDSTSFYKNANGDDFKITTFKYYISNVSLIAKNGDKVAIPDSYFLINAADSTTLNQQITNIPEGKYTGITFTIGVDSARNFAGAQTGVLDPAKGMFWSWNSGYIFVKLEGESPKSTAKKNRLIFHIGGAKAPNNTIRTFTQKFPKTLKISEGKLPELELVANASALFQGKTTVDFAKLNFTMGGPNSVIVADNYADGLFKITKVKN, from the coding sequence ATGAAAAAGAACCTACTTTTTTTAGCCTGCTTGATTGCGATAACAGCAACCGCGTTCGCTAATCCTCCGAAAGGAAAAACTAAGGATGCCAAAAAAGGAAACTTAGCTGTTCATTTTAAAAATGTTGTTGACGGCAAAGACCTGAAGCTGAACGATTCCACTTCGTTTTATAAGAATGCCAACGGCGACGATTTCAAGATCACTACCTTCAAGTATTATATCAGCAACGTCAGCCTGATCGCAAAAAACGGTGACAAGGTGGCTATACCTGATTCTTATTTCCTGATCAACGCTGCGGATTCCACCACGCTCAATCAGCAGATCACCAATATACCCGAAGGAAAATATACCGGCATAACTTTCACCATCGGCGTAGATAGTGCAAGGAACTTCGCGGGTGCGCAAACCGGTGTGCTGGACCCCGCCAAAGGCATGTTCTGGAGCTGGAACAGCGGTTATATCTTTGTCAAGCTGGAAGGGGAATCACCGAAGTCAACCGCCAAGAAAAACCGTTTAATCTTTCATATCGGCGGTGCCAAAGCCCCGAATAATACGATCCGCACCTTTACGCAAAAGTTTCCGAAGACCTTAAAGATCAGTGAGGGCAAACTGCCGGAACTGGAACTGGTCGCAAACGCAAGTGCTTTGTTCCAGGGTAAAACTACTGTTGATTTTGCCAAACTAAATTTCACCATGGGCGGCCCTAATTCTGTTATTGTTGCTGACAACTATGCGGACGGACTTTTTAAGATCACCAAAGTAAAGAACTGA
- a CDS encoding TonB-dependent receptor, with product MKKFIKLTTLIILCFSIKVFAQSGKIQGTVTTTSGEAIVKTTVKLLNTNYGDISDSQGKYRINNLAGGNYTISVSAVGYASQLKALELKKGQVLILDFKLAESSSQLNEVTVSSEKRQEAIQKIPAAITSLDAKQIKDYRLWDITNLTAIAPNLFVVEHGNSTSSNFFNIRGVMGFSNEQAVATYVDGVYQFDYFSAPPLFNDVQSIEILRGPQGTLYGRNAYGGVVNITTKQPGNTPSGYSEMTFGNYGQQRYTVSLSEPIVKDKLFASGSLTYNHRGSIYYNEFTKSGFDRREDYSGNFNLRYLPSKQWSLALNVKNENDNDRGSFPWVGSIDDVFSKPYQVNTNNTNVERRNNFNTSLAANYYGKDFNFTSVSSYINWHEYYEGRGVDYDFSPLDAISTAPDQRQHIFAQEIRLSSPSASPSKLKWVAGAYGFTQNLHMITPTFYGPDYVQFDPTSGAPFTTIGNSHGNNKGYAFFGQATYSLTNQLDFTAGIRYDYENRGLSQYTDYQKDPAPATLLTPNADYKASFHAVTPKFVLSYKIQDNMLLYGSYARGFRAGGLNTNATDPAQVPYQPEHSDNYEIGWKNTFLDNKLKFNLTAFYLEQHNQQISTAMDGINALILNVGEMHNKGIELELTALPVKGLQIDWNASYSHARYSSLLLYSADAKAVVNYKGDQPINTPPVSSMLAAQYTYDFVGSKQKLAAFVRGEYRYIDKYYFDFVNGLSQPAYSLFNAKAGISSKNFELNFWARNITDKKYVAYGSFGTFLLGSPKTYGTTLIAKF from the coding sequence ATGAAAAAATTTATAAAACTTACAACCCTTATCATACTATGCTTTAGCATAAAAGTATTCGCTCAATCGGGCAAAATACAGGGTACGGTTACGACCACCAGCGGAGAAGCTATCGTCAAAACAACGGTTAAATTACTCAATACCAATTATGGCGATATATCAGACAGCCAGGGTAAATACAGAATCAACAATTTAGCAGGTGGAAATTATACCATCAGTGTTTCAGCGGTCGGCTACGCCTCGCAATTGAAAGCCCTTGAATTAAAAAAAGGCCAAGTACTGATCCTTGATTTTAAGCTGGCGGAAAGCAGCAGTCAATTAAATGAGGTGACGGTATCTTCTGAAAAACGCCAGGAGGCTATCCAGAAAATACCGGCCGCGATCACTTCTTTAGATGCCAAACAGATCAAGGATTATCGCTTATGGGATATCACGAACCTGACAGCCATTGCACCGAATTTATTTGTGGTGGAGCACGGTAACAGCACTAGCTCCAATTTCTTTAACATACGTGGGGTGATGGGGTTTTCTAATGAGCAGGCCGTTGCTACTTATGTGGATGGTGTTTATCAATTCGATTACTTTTCTGCGCCGCCCTTGTTCAACGATGTGCAAAGCATCGAGATCTTGCGCGGGCCGCAGGGAACCTTATATGGGCGTAACGCCTATGGTGGCGTAGTCAATATTACTACCAAACAGCCCGGCAACACGCCTTCCGGCTATTCAGAAATGACTTTCGGTAATTACGGCCAGCAGCGTTACACGGTAAGCCTTTCAGAACCCATCGTAAAAGATAAACTGTTTGCCAGCGGTTCGTTAACATATAATCACCGTGGATCGATCTATTACAACGAGTTTACGAAAAGCGGTTTTGACCGCAGAGAGGATTATTCCGGCAACTTTAATTTACGTTACCTGCCGTCTAAACAATGGTCACTTGCACTGAATGTGAAAAACGAAAACGACAACGACCGCGGCAGTTTTCCCTGGGTCGGCTCCATAGATGATGTATTTTCAAAACCATACCAGGTAAACACGAACAATACGAACGTGGAACGCCGCAACAATTTCAATACCTCGCTGGCTGCCAATTACTATGGCAAGGATTTCAACTTCACTTCAGTATCATCCTATATCAACTGGCATGAATATTACGAAGGAAGAGGCGTGGATTATGATTTCAGTCCTTTGGACGCCATTAGCACTGCTCCTGATCAGCGTCAGCATATCTTTGCACAGGAAATCCGGCTTTCTTCACCGTCCGCAAGTCCAAGCAAATTAAAATGGGTAGCCGGGGCTTATGGTTTTACGCAAAATCTGCACATGATCACGCCGACATTTTATGGGCCCGATTACGTGCAATTTGACCCGACTTCCGGTGCACCATTTACCACCATCGGCAACAGCCACGGCAACAATAAAGGGTATGCATTTTTCGGACAGGCCACCTATTCGCTAACTAACCAATTGGACTTCACCGCAGGCATACGTTACGATTACGAAAATCGCGGGCTTAGCCAATATACCGATTATCAGAAAGATCCTGCCCCTGCAACCTTACTAACCCCAAATGCGGATTATAAGGCCAGCTTTCACGCCGTGACCCCTAAGTTCGTATTAAGCTACAAAATACAGGACAACATGCTGCTTTACGGTTCGTATGCGCGTGGATTCCGTGCAGGTGGCTTAAACACCAATGCGACCGATCCGGCACAAGTACCTTACCAGCCAGAACATTCGGACAATTACGAGATCGGCTGGAAAAACACGTTTTTGGATAATAAGCTAAAATTTAACCTGACCGCTTTTTATCTCGAACAGCATAACCAGCAGATCAGCACGGCGATGGACGGAATTAACGCCCTGATCCTGAACGTTGGTGAAATGCACAATAAAGGTATTGAACTGGAACTAACAGCCCTGCCCGTAAAAGGCCTGCAAATTGACTGGAACGCCAGTTATTCCCATGCGCGCTATTCCTCGCTGTTGCTGTATAGTGCAGATGCGAAAGCCGTTGTGAATTATAAAGGCGACCAGCCTATTAACACGCCGCCGGTTAGCTCGATGCTGGCTGCGCAATACACCTATGATTTTGTGGGCAGCAAACAAAAATTAGCTGCTTTCGTCCGAGGCGAATATCGTTATATAGACAAATATTACTTTGATTTTGTGAACGGTTTAAGCCAGCCGGCTTATAGTTTGTTCAACGCTAAAGCTGGTATCAGCAGCAAGAACTTTGAATTGAACTTTTGGGCGCGGAACATCACTGATAAAAAATACGTGGCTTACGGCTCGTTCGGCACTTTCCTTTTGGGAAGCCCGAAAACTTACGGAACGACTTTGATAGCAAAATTTTAA
- a CDS encoding DJ-1/PfpI family protein, which translates to MKRLFFAATLILMVAACKDKPKDTATTTTKSHEQQMADMLPEPKVQIKTVGILLYDNYAVLDAMGPYHVLSELMGAKVFFVGRHKGLITTGGGMKVQCDTSINEVKQLDILVIPGGLNETFTATKDTALLNWIKAIDKHSKYTTSVCTGAWILASTGLLKGHEATTHWFGKQILKDQFGITAEDKRYVQSGKYWTSAGVSAGIDMSLGLINDIMGEKYTQTVMLDLEYDPQPPVKGGSEHNTDKVIVESVRTMYNSALEPLLHPQSVSAKAKIDNDKDPVCGMALTGYADTVHYKGKIIGFCSARCKTGFQRNPTAYELHTR; encoded by the coding sequence ATGAAAAGACTATTTTTTGCAGCAACCCTCATTTTGATGGTTGCTGCTTGTAAAGACAAACCAAAAGATACAGCAACTACCACAACAAAAAGCCATGAACAACAAATGGCAGATATGCTCCCTGAACCTAAAGTGCAGATCAAGACAGTAGGTATCCTGCTATATGATAACTATGCTGTGTTAGATGCGATGGGGCCATACCATGTCTTAAGTGAACTCATGGGCGCTAAAGTGTTTTTTGTGGGTCGTCACAAAGGATTGATCACCACCGGTGGGGGCATGAAAGTACAGTGTGATACGTCTATTAACGAGGTAAAGCAATTAGATATACTGGTGATCCCAGGTGGCTTGAACGAAACCTTTACCGCAACTAAGGATACTGCTTTATTAAACTGGATTAAGGCCATTGATAAGCACTCCAAATACACCACCAGTGTTTGTACCGGTGCCTGGATACTGGCTTCGACCGGCTTGTTAAAAGGCCATGAAGCCACTACGCATTGGTTCGGTAAGCAGATATTAAAAGACCAGTTTGGGATCACCGCAGAAGATAAACGTTATGTTCAAAGCGGCAAGTATTGGACGAGTGCAGGCGTTTCCGCAGGTATTGATATGAGTTTGGGCTTAATCAACGATATCATGGGTGAAAAGTATACCCAAACGGTGATGCTCGACCTGGAGTACGATCCGCAGCCACCGGTCAAAGGCGGCAGTGAGCATAATACAGATAAAGTGATTGTAGAAAGTGTACGCACGATGTATAACAGTGCTTTAGAACCTTTGCTGCACCCACAAAGTGTATCCGCAAAAGCCAAAATCGATAATGATAAAGACCCTGTTTGTGGAATGGCCCTGACTGGCTATGCCGATACAGTTCATTACAAAGGAAAGATCATCGGCTTTTGCTCTGCACGTTGCAAAACCGGTTTTCAAAGAAATCCGACCGCTTACGAACTGCATACACGCTAA
- a CDS encoding DJ-1/PfpI family protein, which translates to MIKRIILIVVIIGIHQIVNAQMMVNARMGQKKFDKPLNVAVFVYNGVGLGDMNGPIDVFTKAGNMTGGQYHVYTVALKPGTVTTQAGGLKFMPDYTPDQMPQPDILVIPGGSVGLADSMRYDQPVLNFIKQHGEKAQVLMSICTAAYFVGQTGAFDGHKVTTHFFQAEDLQKQFPKSTVIQDVRFVDDGKLVTASGVTTGIDASLHLVARFSGDRMEKLVEGAIQYTMKEHDEWPEAVGGMRFDRGMREQLKMLMPHQ; encoded by the coding sequence ATGATAAAAAGGATCATCTTAATTGTGGTAATCATTGGCATCCACCAGATAGTGAATGCGCAAATGATGGTGAATGCCCGCATGGGGCAGAAAAAATTTGACAAGCCGCTGAATGTTGCGGTCTTTGTTTATAATGGTGTTGGGCTGGGTGATATGAACGGCCCGATTGATGTGTTTACTAAAGCTGGTAATATGACCGGCGGCCAGTACCATGTTTATACTGTAGCCTTAAAGCCGGGAACTGTAACTACCCAGGCTGGCGGGTTAAAGTTCATGCCGGATTACACGCCTGATCAGATGCCGCAGCCTGACATTTTGGTTATTCCAGGCGGCTCGGTAGGCTTAGCGGACTCGATGCGTTATGATCAGCCGGTGTTAAATTTCATCAAGCAACACGGAGAAAAGGCCCAGGTGCTGATGTCTATTTGCACGGCGGCGTATTTCGTTGGCCAAACCGGCGCATTTGACGGACACAAGGTAACCACGCATTTTTTCCAGGCAGAAGATCTGCAAAAACAGTTTCCCAAGTCAACGGTGATTCAGGATGTTCGTTTCGTGGATGATGGAAAATTGGTGACTGCTTCTGGTGTAACTACCGGTATCGATGCCTCGCTTCACCTGGTTGCCCGCTTTAGTGGTGACCGGATGGAAAAGTTAGTGGAGGGCGCTATACAATATACCATGAAGGAACACGACGAATGGCCCGAAGCAGTGGGCGGGATGAGGTTTGACCGTGGTATGCGTGAACAACTTAAAATGTTAATGCCACATCAATAG